TGAACAGGACATAGAGCTGATAGGGGAGAAGGCTTCAACGGGAAACTTTTATAATGAACTTGAGACTAAAGAACTGATCGATATAGTAGAAAAGGAACTTGACAGAATGGATCCTTCACAAAGCGAGGCCTATTACCTGAAGGAATTCTCTGACCTTAGCTATAAAGAAATTGCTGAGATCATGAATATTACTGAAGACCTGGTGAAAAGCCGCATCTTCAAGGTCAGGCAGAAATTAAGAAAAGCACTGATAAATCTTGAACGATAGAAAATATAAAATATTGAACACCGGAAAAGAGGACAAACAATGAACTGTGATGATATTAAAATGATGATAAGCGAATATCTCGATAATGAACTCCCAAAAGAAAAAGACGGAATTCTCTTTACTCATCTTTCTTCCTGCTCTGAATGCCGTGAGGAATTTAAGTCCCAGAATATAATTCAGCACCAGGTGAAACTTCATAAAAAACAGGTGCCGGACAGGCTTGAAGAGCGCGTCTTTAATTCAATAAAGCAAAAGCAGAACCAGCCTTTACAAACCTGGCTTACCAGGCCGATGCCTGTTTACGTCAATTACCTTTTGGGAATTGTAATTATCCTTATCGCACTGTTTTCATACATGCAGATTAGCGCACTGCGCTACGACCTGAATAATTTCCAGGACAGATACGACACTGCTATTGAAAGAATTCAGATCCAGTCGCAGCAGATGAACTTAATGATGAACAATATGCCGGCTGTCAGGATAACCAGCAATCCGGCAAAATTATAAAAAAGGGGAGCTGATTATGAAAAAAGCTTTTTTTATCCCGGTTATTTGTGCGCTCATATTTTATTCGGGATGCAAAACTGATGCACACAAAAACACAAACAATCATGAAATCAATTATGGTATTTCACAAACCTATGACTTTTGGCCGACATACGATGATATGCTTGATGAAAAGTCATCTGCCAGGGTTGATACTGCACTATTCAGACTTCAGATGAATGAACTGCTTCCGCCTGAAAAGATATTTGAACTCTTCGGTTCGGGTTATCACAATTTCTACCTTCAGCTTGTTATAAAGGAAAATGAATCAAGTTTCCGCTTGTGTACTGATGCTTCTTTCTGGAGAGGCCGGGGTGAGGATACTGAAGATATGCTTTATACCGATTCTAAAGGTCAGTTCCCCCGGCACAGGCCTTCTGTAAGATATTCGAAGAATACTGATAAAAAAATTACACATGAGAATGTTACTGATAACGGCAAAATTTCTGTCTTTTATTCCATTTATCCCGATGCAAAAAAAATATTTATTGTTAAGCCGGGAATAAAAAACGGCAAACCGGTCAGAAGCAGCAAACTTTATGAAATAAGTGTCTTTATCGG
The DNA window shown above is from Ignavibacteria bacterium and carries:
- a CDS encoding sigma-70 family RNA polymerase sigma factor, producing the protein MQNNSIIDFTLTYNKFKEPLFNYVIKIVRSEMLAEDIVHNTFMKLYDNLSHIRNYERIEIWIFTTARNEAFSHFRKKINKYEQDIELIGEKASTGNFYNELETKELIDIVEKELDRMDPSQSEAYYLKEFSDLSYKEIAEIMNITEDLVKSRIFKVRQKLRKALINLER